gttcggatcaacctttccttgttttggaaatcctccaaaaacaagagcaaaaactcacaaagagtaagaatatttagagcacagatgaatacaataacagctccttaaatgagcaaatataacaataaaagctttactcaaatgaagaacccctttttcagatttctcaagatgaatgaacggttgaacgcttgagaagaggttgattgttgattgaagatctcttgaaagctttgaacgatctctagatcaaggttgaaaacaatcgacttgaaagattctctctttgaatgctcttgcttttcttttcacaaactctcttgaatattgtggatcctctctcttcttcttgaatatttcgttgatctcagatttaggatcctctcttctctttgatctcacgtttgatctcccgatttccacaccttttctttgcaatttgatctgctatttaatctgcaatttcctttcaccattttaagcattttatggcattagtagcaagagaaaataatttaggcagataaagagccgttagaggatttttaggaagcataaatggtaattaaaacggacaaaaaaatagccgttgctgatatttcccgtcgcaggggtcgactcatgagtcgactcatgcatcaggagtcgactcatgagtcgacttctgttgcaaagaccagaaacttggatttctggattttttggcccaaatcagcagaggtcgactcatgagttgactcatgccttgtgggtcgactcatgagtcgactcacaggtcgtgccaagccaaaaatccagcgtgccatgggaattttttttgcgtgccattcagctcatagtgccatgagttgactcatgagtcgactcatgcacttcaaaccttcataacttcaaaaatataagtccaaacacaatgaaattttcaccaatagatttcaaatcatttgttctaccaaatggtactatcaaatcaggattttagtgaaattacgattttgcccttgaagagcataaggactttttcaattgtttgtatcccttcaatctgctttgtaatcatcaaaatcaatctaggagcaacaatctccccctttttgatgatgacaaaacatatgaacaaaaatatttatgttaatgcattaattttaaaagaatccattatgggtgtatatgcttgaaaagagtatgattcttttggcatgtaatataaatgcaaaaatagtttgtccattttcttaaagatttgaaaagggtattagatcattttgagttcaagatatttcagagcaagagaagataaataactttttctatgtatcagagcaaaaataatttttacaatgatatcagaaaagattttataatgtatcagagcaagaaaatttttaatgtatcagagaaatttcatacagtatcagagcaaatgttataatatattagagaaaccttcacactgtatcggatcaattgttatcatgtatcagatcaagttgaaagaaattgtaggatgtatcagagtaaaacaaatttcttattgatgtatcaaggtgagtaaaatttcaaaagcaagtttgaatatcagagcatatatataaaaaaatacttatttgcattgtactcatgattttgcttttgatggataactttttgttaaagttctgtctgataccaaattttgataccaaaatttctcaaagttttgtttaatctttcaatccttgttttttgtctaatttctccaatatttgttttatttcttcaatattttcttcaatatttgttttaatttaatttctccccctttttctcataatttagggttttgctttttgtctaatttcaatttttgtttaattttaatttctccccctttttgacatcatcaaacatagttaactcttccttttctttttctgaaatattctttaatttcttcctctttagagtttttcacaaatatttgctcccccttaatatagcaattatcaacagcaaacaacaacaaggagaagataatatttcaacagatgtatcagagattgaaatataaccaaaatataatcattacaaagaggtagaaatataggtaaaagatgattccactaatattataattgtttcaatacataaaattcaaccagctaaatgtcaatacatggccccaaggtatagatcctagaacaagatactaactcctaagatctagataagtcaatgatcagagtcatcagatatagtatgagaagatgatggatcagaagtgcgtcctctaccccgtctgcctctgccacgagtaggagaacgagatgaactgggaggctgagaacgctgagatactagggctgataccatgagtctgatagaatcaagtacgttcagtgctctgaaaacagattgaagtagagcagtgaactggatggtagcatgctcactcgatcctctgatctctttcctcagtagctcatatccaccttctaatgctcctctgagccttccagcctctgcagtgaggtctgtgacctcaatagtagactcctgtggctggggatgggccaatgcaagaacttgcccctgcaagtcaagaactctgccagtaagtctccagactgtatcctcaagctgctgtatcctaacggactgatctgaaatcatctgaaatacagtggagatgtggggagtaatggtctgatcagaagaagtagctccaagtgcaaaagaagtactactccactggctagacaacaaagaagccacacgctgagatatatgctcgatctgatcatcagccagtctgaactctgaatgaggtgctctgctctttggctgatacactggtgtgggcatcctagtaaactcagaagggccagcctcagtatcaggaatgaactgggtatctggtgaagctgccctgaaatcatgtacaggagaagatggatcttcttcttctactctgccttcagttctgtcttcagctctttcctcagctctctcctcagctctttcttctgagcccttgatccaaccaccaacaatctttgtaattcccattcggtgcaggctgtgttggttgaaagtgtccacatgtgagagcttggtaggtgtctccccctcacagctaactccaaacctcctaaatactctagtaagggccataccataaggcaagtgtgccttggatctgttcaaagtttctctcatggcctctatcataagtgcagggaggtttaggggggtctgagtgatgatatgaaacatgacacatacatctctgccagatagtaagtcatgtctaccactcctaggaaagaatagttttgtcacaatctgatgcaggaccctcatctcaatggacagtagctttgcttccaatctgtttaaactttctgaaaaatcttctcctaagataattctgatcccttcttctttaattgggagttccatatatgagtatccttcactaggcaactgaagtatctctcccaatatcctagaatccaaacagatgtcaatcccctttacagttgaagtcacagacccgtttccataatttaggttctggtagaactctctgactagatcaacataggtgacttccttaagagagcaataaagttcccatccttgatttttgatcttggtagcaaaagtaaagccttctttctcaaagaaccgaaaatctatattttttccggtttctacttttctatcagaaagaagatttacactggggcttatggaggattgagagggaccttgagcaggtactgaaactggattgggaacactggaagactgagcatgccttttctttcggacaatttcctcagactcacggattgatttcctcctttggggaagtttcatctttggagccatatccaataaagtagcagacaagaagacttgaattcagtggaggagggatcacaaaagagtaaagaagaattttggtggagaaaagaagtggattttgaatgaacggtgaagttctagggcacgttccacccgcgcctatcactgcgagaaagcacagaaaagttcttttcaaggaggcgatttttggaggagaggagggagaattgcctcagaattgatccttggatttggagcaaaaagagttggagaggacggctttcggaaggaagacgacgagaagatgagtcgtctcataaacaaggtttcccgttttaaaaacaatgaacccgatggaagttggtgggatttacaagtttgccattgagtcaactcatgggggtcgactcatgaagttcagaaaatcaggaaaaatgcaaataaattccagaaaaattcaaaattttgggagaaagaattttgctcaatgataagtttttagagtgataaaactgagcttttggaaccaggatatttgttggaaattgagctctaagaatatttgataataattaagagaagtttaggcaaatggatctagaattcctagatttctcctaatttcacagaatctatcctcactaagggcctttgtaaagatatcggctaattgatttttagtgcaaacatattcaagaattatatttttgttttgaacatgttctcttatgaaatgatgtcttatctcaatatgtttagatcttgagtgttgtattggatttttagatagatttaaagcacttgtattatcacattttattggtgtttcattaagtttgattctaaaatcttcgagttgttgcttaatccacaagatttgagcacaacaacttccggctgcaatgtattcggcctcagccgtagacagtgccaccgaattttgtttcttgctaaaccatgagattaggttaactccaagaaattggcaagttccacttgtgctttttctatctaatttacatccagcaaaatcagcatcagaatatcctaacaaattaatttgtgagtccttagagtaccataaccctatagtttgtgtaccatttaagtatctaaggattcttttaacagcattcaaatgagattccttaggattagattgatatcttgcacataagcaaacactaaacatgatatcaggcctacttgcagttaaatataataatgagccaatcatacctctatagtattttaagtctacgcttttaccttcatcatccttgtcaagcttacatgagggactcattggtgtgccaattgatttgcagttctccattccaaatcttttgagtagtttcttggtgtacttgctttgggtgatggagattccctcttttgattgtttgatttggagtccgaggaagaaggtgagttctcccatcatgctcatctcgaactctccctgcataagcttagcaaagtcttgacaaagggattcattagtagacccaaaaattatgtcatcaacataaatttgtataattagcatatcattttggtttcttttaataaatagagttgtatccacattgcctcttgagaaaccattatttagtagaaatttgcttagcctttcataccatgctctaggtgcttgttttagaccatataaagctttatttaatctaaagacatgattgggaaaagcatgattttcaaatccagggggttgttctacatatacttcttcagaaatatatccatttaaaaatgcacttttaacatccatttgaaatagtttgaatttcataaagcaagcataagtaagtagaagtctaatggcttctaatctagcaacaggtgcaaaggtttcatcaaaatcaattccttcttcttgattatatcccttagcaaccagtcttgctttatttctaattacatttccatgctcatctaatttgtttctaaagacccattttgtgccaattattgaataatctttaggtcttttcactaaggtccaaacattatttctttcaaattgactgagttcttcttgcatagcattaatccagttatgatcattttcagcttcttcaaaagttttaggttcaagttgagatacaaaagcacaatgattaagtacatctctaagtgaagaacgtgtttttaccccatgcataggatcaccgataattaattccttagggtggttgtgaacatacctccattccttgggtaagtcatttgtaccttgaggttgttcttgaatttcttcacctttctcattttgttcatcttcttgatccttgtcttctggagttgctgaatctttcagagtgatctccttcataccttctattagtggatctgcatcatcaacaccctcattcttccttgaaggaagatcgttagattcatcaaagacaacatgtatggactcctcaactactaaggttcttttgttgaacactctaaatgctttactagtggaggagtaacctagaaggattgcttcatctgattttgcatcaaatttaccaagtttttctttgccattatttaatacaaaacatcggcaaccaaaaacatgaaaataggcaatatttggttttcttcctttccaaagttcatagggggttttctttaaaaattgtcttattaaagcacgatttaaaatgtaacatgctgtgttaatagcttccgcccaaaaatattttggaaggttgctttcacagagcatggtacgggccatttcttctaaggttctatttttcctttcaactgccccattctgttggggtgtcctaggagcagagaagttgtggccaattccattttcatcacaaaaattttcaaagtcatgattttcaaattctgttccatgatcacttctaatattttgaattgaaaatccttttttattagtgacttttcgatgaaatttcgtgaaaatttgaaaattttcatttttgtgagctaaaaagaaaatccaagtaaaacgagagtaatcatcaattaatacaaatccatatcgtttttctcctagactagtggttttagttggtccaaataaatccatatgtaagagctctaaaggtctagaagttgaaatagtatttttggatttaaatgatactctagtttgtttacctaattggcatgcatcataaattctatccttttcaaaattcaattttgacaaaccgagaactaaatcctttttgattaattttgaaagagaatacatgctaatatgtgcaagtctacgatgccacagccaactagtctcatttattttagcatttaaggaaactaggcattgcatgtctaatttagttaaatcattcaagtctaccatataaacattgccatgcctatgtcctataaatttaatgccatcgttaataggactcgtcacaatgcatacagatgattcaaaacttactttataccctttatcacagaattgactaatgctgagtaagttatgctttaaacctttaacaagtaaaacattctcaatgtatttggagggagtgataccaatgttacctatcccgatgatctttcctttgccattatctccaaaggtgaccatccctccatccttagcatcaagcgtgatgaattgtgattcatcaccagtcatgtgtctcgagcatccgctgtcaagataccattttctgtttccttcttgggatgctagacacacctgcaagcacagatcaagtttctgtcttaggtacccaagctttcttgggttctttcaggttagtcagaatggttccttttggaacccatattttctttgtgtttgcatatttgttaataagacatgtgtatgatttatgtcctattcttccacatttaaaacaagtaatatttgtaggctttttgcttgaataatttgcataaatatccttcaaaaatttttgtttcttcaggggtttataaccaagtccagccttatcatatatagctttctgattatcaaggatcatatttagcttgtttgaacttaaggtgaacttatctactatagatttcagcctgttaatttcatccttaaagttttgattttcctgaatcaatgtgaatttttcaattgaaagaatttcagcttgtttcactaaggactaattttccaatttcagctctttgtttttcttccctagtttctttaattcatcaattgaatcatagaaagcttcatgcaattcttcaaaagtaaattcactagtggattcagaagttacctcattttcatgtgccatcaggcacagattggcttgttcggttgaggtttcctcgtcggagcttgagtcatcactcgcactccaggtcgccatcattgccttctttttaaatttctttggacctttcttcaattgaggacattcggatctgaaatgtcctagcttcttgcactcgtagcatataggggtttgatctttctccttttctatgctttgatccccttttgtgaatttctttctcatcccttgtttcctttttcttagaagcttcttgaattttcgggtgatgagagccatctcctcatcctgatcttcatcttcagagtcatctgtttcataatcaggtgaagttgtggatttgagggcaatggttcttttctttttgatttcatcctcttgatgttgcatcatgctaagttcatgagtcatcaaggatccaagaagctcttctagaggtagagtgttcaagtcctttgcttcttggatggcagtcaccttggcttcccaagttcttggcagtgacctgagaatctttcttacaagttcactgttagtataagatttgccaagactctttaaaccattgattatatcagtaaaacaagtaaacatagcagttatggactcatcatgctctattttgaacaattcatatttatgtacaagcatgtttattttagactcttttacttgatttgttccctcatgggtgacttctaacctattccatatttctttagcagatgcacaagtagaaatgcgattaaattcactagcatctagtgcacaataaagaacattcatagctttggcatttaattgtgccaatttcttgtcaacctcatcccattctttctcggatttggttgactcctcaccatctataatcttggtgggtgtgtgaggaccattcactatgatactccacatatcatagtcgagtgtttgtatgaaaatctttatccgagctttccaataggtgtaattagacccattgaaaagtggaggtcggtttgttgattgcccctcagctagagaagttccaacatgggttgccatagatctttggctctttgattgttagatcaaagaagggctagagcactggctctgataccacttgttgcccagctatgcaacccaagagggggggtgaattgggtttctaaaaattttaagcccaacagataacttatgaagaacaaaacaatggctttaaatcaatattaattcattaaagcagtattgcaaggatataataaagaaataagataaagcgataaagcacaccacaaacacaaggatttatagtggttcggtgctaaccttgcacctacgtccactccccaagatcccacttggaaattttaatccactatcctttgtattcaacccgaatacaaaacgtcggaaactccgacactagctatcccaagctagaacacttgtttcccgggtacaagcaaacccaaaacactccgatttcaggttcggatcaacctttccttgttttggaaatcctccaaaaacaagagcaaaaactcacaaagagtaagaatatttagagcacagatgaatacaataacagctccttaaatgagcaaatataacaata
This genomic window from Elaeis guineensis isolate ETL-2024a chromosome 13, EG11, whole genome shotgun sequence contains:
- the LOC140853115 gene encoding uncharacterized protein translates to MNVLYCALDASEFNRISTCASAKEIWNRLEVTHEGTNQVKESKINMLVHKYELFKIEHDESITAMFTCFTDIINGLKSLGKSYTNSELVRKILRSLPRTWEAKVTAIQEAKDLNTLPLEELLGSLMTHELSMMQHQEDEIKKKRTIALKSTTSPDYETDDSEDEDQDEEMALITRKFKKLLRKRKQGMRKKFTKGDQSIEKEKDQTPICYECKKLGHFRSECPQLKKGPKKFKKKAMMATWSASDDSSSDEETSTEQANLCLMAHENELAVAS